Proteins encoded in a region of the Vicia villosa cultivar HV-30 ecotype Madison, WI linkage group LG5, Vvil1.0, whole genome shotgun sequence genome:
- the LOC131602870 gene encoding probable methyltransferase PMT26, with protein sequence MAQAKYSRIDNKRSPSGYCSTVTIVVFVALCLVGLWMMTSYSVVPVQNVDESSVNNKNEVKEQSELKDRVSEATSDTSNNNAQKFEDKQGDLPQDATKMDSSVTSENNPVIPAKQVVVSDKAPEDTKLVYTDATQYVKPSDSDESNNKPVFDEGNKKSDSDESEKKSDSVESKKSDSDESEKKYDSVESENKSDSVESEKKSESNSNGQSDSDEKGNNPGSDESGNKTDDSNETTDNKTEGKVDQNDNQGSDESSNEKKTEENTNNQGSNEVLPSGAQSELLNESTTQNGSFSTQAAESKNEKEYQKSSKEFTGFNWKLCNVTAGPDYIPCLDNLKAIKSLRTTKHYEHRERQCPQDPPTCLVPIPEGYKRPIEWPKSREKIWYSNVPHSKLAEYKGHQNWVKVTGEYLTFPGGGTQFKHGALHYIDTIQQSVPDIAWGKQTRVILDVGCGVASFGGFLFERDVLAMSFAPKDEHEAQVQFALERGIPAISAVMGTKRLPFPARVFDAVHCARCRVPWHIEGGKLLLELNRVLRPGGFFVWSATPIYQKLAEDVEIWKEMKALTKAMCWEVVNISKDKVNGVGIAVYRKPTSNECYEKRTKNEPSLCQDSDDPNAAWNITLQSCMHKVPVSSTERGSQWPGKWPARLGQSPYWLSNSEVGVYGKPAPEDFAADYEYWKRVVSKTYLNGMGIQWSNVRNVMDMRSVYGGLAAALRDLKIWVMNVVPVDSPDTLPIIYERGLFGIYHDWCESFSTYPRSYDLLHADHLFSKLKKRCKFEAVVAEVDRILRPEGKLIVRDTAEIINELQGLLKSMQWEVRMTYSKETEGFLYVQKSMWRPTELETVEYAIA encoded by the exons ATGGCGCAAGCGAAATATTCTAGAATAGATAACAAACGGTCTCCGTCGGGGTACTGTTCGACTGTGACTATTGTTGTGTTTGTGGCTCTATGCTTGGTTGGGCTATGGATGATGACATCGTATTCTGTAGTTCCTGTGCAAAATGTAGATGAGTCTTCGGTGAATAATAAGAATGAGGTGAAAGAACAGAGTGAACTGAAGGATCGGGTAAGTGAAGCCACTAGTGATACCAGTAATAACAATGCTCAGAAGTTTGAAGATAAACAGGGAGATCTGCCTCAGGATGCAACCAAAATGGATAGCAGTGTTACATCCGAAAACAATCCTGTTATTCCAGCAAAACAGGTAGTTGTTTCTGATAAGGCTCCTGAAGATACCAAGCTGGTTTATACTGATGCAACTCAGTACGTGAAGCCTTCTGATTCGGATGAGAGTAATAACAAACCTGTTTTTGACGAGGGCAACAAGAAATCTGATTCTGATGAGAGCGAAAAGAAGTCTGATTCTGTTGAGAGTAAGAAGTCTGATTCTGATGAGAGTGAGAAGAAGTATGATTCTGTTGAGAGTGAAAATAAATCCGATTCTGTTGAGAGTGAGAAGAAATCTGAATCAAATAGCAACGGACAATCTGATTCAGATGAAAAGGGGAATAACCCTGGTTCAGATGAAAGTGGAAATAAAACTGATGACTCCAATGAAACAACAGATAATAAAACAGAAGGAAAGGTAGATCAAAATGATAACCAGGGCTCTGATGAAAGCTCTAACGAGAAGAAAACTGAAGAAAATACCAACAACCAGGGCTCTAATGAGGTACTCCCTTCTGGGGCCCAGTCCGAGCTTCTGAATGAAAGTACAACTCAAAATGGTTCTTTTTCAACTCAGGCAGCAGAGTCAAAGAATGAAAAGGAGTATCAAAAATCCTCCAAAGAGTTTACTGGGTTCAATTGGAAACTATGCAATGTCACTGCTGGCCCTGATTACATTCCATGCCTTGACAACTTGAAGGCAATTAAAAGCCTTCGAACTACTAAACACTATGAACACAGAGAAAGGCAATGTCCTCAAGATCCTCCTACCTGCCTTGTCCCTATTCCTGAAGGATATAAACGCCCAATTGAGTGGCCCAAAAGCAGAGAGAAG ATATGGTATTCCAATGTTCCACACAGTAAGCTTGCTGAATATAAGGGGCACCAGAATTGGGTAAAAGTTACAGGCGAGTATCTTACTTTTCCTGGTGGTGGAACCCAATTCAAACATGGTGCACTTCATTACATCGACACTATACAACAG TCCGTACCTGATATTGCTTGGGGCAAACAAACACGTGTGATATTAGATGTTGGATGTGGTGTTGCCAGTTTTGGTGGCTTTCTCTTTGAAAGAGATGTACTTGCAATGTCATTTGCACCAAAAGATGAACATGAAGCTCAGGTACAATTTGCACTTGAAAGGGGAATTCCTGCTATATCTGCTGTGATGGGCACAAAGAGGCTTCCCTTCCCTGCTAGAGTATTTGATGCAGTCCATTGTGCACGCTGTAGAGTTCCATGGCATATAGAAG GTGGAAAACTTCTCTTGGAGCTGAATAGAGTATTGCGACCTGGTGGTTTCTTTGTATGGTCTGCTACTcctatttatcagaagcttgctgAAGATGTAGAAATATGGAAGG AAATGAAGGCACTAACTAAAGCCATGTGCTGGGAAGTGGTAAATATCAGCAAGGATAAAGTTAATGGAGTTGGTATAGCTGTATACAGGAAGCCAACTTCTAATGAGTGTTATGAGAAACGTACCAAGAATGAGCCTTCTCTATGTCAAGACTCTGATGATCCTAATGCTGCGTG GAACATTACATTGCAATCATGCATGCACAAAGTGCCAGTGAGTTCGACAGAACGTGGGTCACAGTGGCCAGGCAAATGGCCAGCAAGACTCGGCCAATCACCTTACTGGTTATCAAACTCTGAAGTTGGAGTTTATGGAAAGCCTGCTCCCGAAGATTTTGCAGCTGATTATGAATACTGGAAACGCGTAGTGTCCAAGACTTATCTAAATGGGATGGGCATTCAGTGGTCTAATGTGCGCAATGTCATGGACATGAGATCCGTCTATGGAGG GCTTGCAGCAGCTTTGAGAGATTTGAAAATTTGGGTAATGAATGTGGTCCCGGTAGACTCACCAGACACACTTCCTATTATTTATGAACGGGGGCTGTTTGGCATATATCATGATTGGTGTGAATCATTTAGCACATATCCCAGATCCTATGATTTACTTCACGCAGATCATTTGTTTTCAAAGCTTAAGAAAAG ATGCAAGTTTGAAGCTGTAGTGGCTGAGGTTGATAGAATTCTCAGGCCTGAGGGAAAGCTTATTGTCCGAGACACTGCTGAGATCATTAATGAGCTTCAGGGCTTGCTGAAGTCTATGCAGTGGGAGGTTCGTATGACTTACTCGAAAGAAACAGAGGGCTTTTTATACGTCCAAAAGTCCATGTGGCGGCCTACAGAATTGGAAACAGTAGAGTATGCTATTGCCTAA
- the LOC131607619 gene encoding nuclear transcription factor Y subunit B-3-like encodes MDDETHTTLPNGFTTEIPETQSLKTINNHNNNNNTTTNNKEQDRFLPIANVGRIMKKVIPANGKISKDAKETVQECVSEFISFVTGEASDKCQREKRKTINGDDIIWAITTLGFEDYVEPLKSYLQKYRDIEGEKVNVPKQQRSEQRLHQQHQHQQHQQHNQDELNNQHFNNSVYTSTNLISQPSYVTNDQPFPLPFSSNSIQKQLRPQDQIDSLGHWYE; translated from the coding sequence ATGGATGATGAAACTCATACTACTTTGCCAAATGGATTCACCACAgaaattcctgaaactcaatctttaaaaacaatcaacaatcataataacaacaacaacactacCACCAACAATAAAGAACAAGACCGTTTTCTTCCCATAGCAAACGTTGGTAGAATAATGAAAAAAGTGATTCCAGCAAACGGCAAAATCTCAAAGGACGCAAAAGAAACAGTTCAAGAATGTGTCTCCGAGTTCATAAGTTTCGTCACCGGAGAAGCCTCCGATAAATGtcaaagagaaaagagaaaaactaTCAATGGTGATGATATCATTTGGGCTATTACAACTTTAGGGTTTGAAGATTACGTTGAACCGTTAAAATCTTATCTTCAAAAATATAGAGATATCGAAGGTGAGAAAGTTAATGTCCCTAAACAACAAAGATCTGAACAAAGGCTacatcaacaacatcaacatcaacagCATCAACAACATAATCAAGATGAATTAAATAATCAACATTTCAATAATAGTGTATATACTTCAACAAATCTCATTTCTCAACCTTCTTATGTCACCAATGATCAACCATTTCCGTTACCTTTCTCGTCCAATTCGattcaaaaacagttacggccGCAAGATCAGATCGATTCCTTAGGCCATTGGTATGAATGA
- the LOC131607618 gene encoding gibberellin 20 oxidase 2-like, giving the protein MAPIAATVSPNENEFKSVIDFKSLHKQANVPKEFIWSSEDLLETSQGDLDVPIIDLGVVSNGDAAALEAVAKVVRDACMKHGFFQVTNHGVAQKLIDATNQEFVSLFELPLDRKANAYKAPWGYSCAHASRYSASLPWKETFTFQYKHYDPSETQIVDFFTSVLGDDHQHAGLVLQNYCDAMKKLSEVILELLAISLGVDRMFYKKFFEDAETMMRCNSYPPCSGIQAGTLGTGPHCDPTSITILFQNLEGLEVFVDDKWLGVRPQPNTFVINIGDTFKALTNGVYKSCLHRVLANKEKDRKTLAFFINPKSDKIVRAPENILGRQEPRKYPDFTWSQLFKFTQEKHRADPNTLPDFVSEINAKASNI; this is encoded by the exons ATGGCACCAATCGCTGCTACTGTTTCTCCAAATGAAAATGAGTTCAAAAGCGTTATTGACTTCAAGTCACTCCATAAGCAAGCAAATGTGCCAAAAGAATTCATTTGGTCTTCTGAGGATTTGCTTGAAACCAGCCAAGGAGATCTTGATGTGCCAATCATTGACTTAGGAGTAGTATCCAATGGTgatgctgctgctttggaagctgTTGCAAAGGTTGTGAGAGATGCATGCATGAAGCATGGATTTTTCCAAGTCACCAACCATGGAGTTGCTCAAAAGTTGATTGATGCTACTAATCAAGAGTTTGTGTCcctttttgaacttcctttggaTAGGAAGGCTAATGCATATAAGGCTCCGTGGGGTTACTCATGTGCTCATGCATCAAGGTACTCTGCTAGTTTGCCATGGAAAGAGACTTTTACTTTCCAATACAAACATTATGATCCATCTGAGACACAAATTGTTGATTTCTTCACTTCTGTCCTAGGTGATGACCACCAACATGCTGG GTTGGTTCTCCAGAACTACTGTGATGCCATGAAGAAGCTATCTGAAGTTATTTTGGAGTTGTTGGCGATTAGTTTGGGTGTGGATCGAATGTTTTACAAGAAGTTTTTTGAAGATGCTGAAACAATGATGAGGTGCAACTCTTATCCTCCCTGCAGTGGCATCCAAGCTGGAACCCTAGGCACTGGTCCTCATTGTGATCCCACCTCAATCACAATTCTTTTTCAGAACCTTGAAGGTCTTGAAGTTTTTGTCGATGACAAATGGCTCGGTGTTCGTCCTCAACCCAACACCTTTGTCATTAACATAGGTGACACTTTTAAG GCATTGACTAATGGAGTATACAAGAGCTGTCTCCATAGGGTGTTGGCTAACAAGGAGAAGGACAGAAAGACTCTGGCTTTCTTCATAAATCCAAAATCAGACAAAATTGTGAGAGCGCCAGAGAACATCTTGGGAAGACAGGAGCCAAGGAAATATCCTGATTTCACATGGTCACAACTTTTCAAGTTTACACAAGAAAAGCATCGAGCCGATCCCAACACTCTTCCAGATTTCGTCTCTGAGATCAATGCCAAAGCATCAAACATCTAG